In a genomic window of Gossypium arboreum isolate Shixiya-1 chromosome 9, ASM2569848v2, whole genome shotgun sequence:
- the LOC108457015 gene encoding alkaline/neutral invertase E, chloroplastic-like, protein MALSEAFLCLNHMLLSNSSSNFGKQRNLGLVQFHHSLRTLGNGIKRCGFRSISFCSTDRTNLTKRSCLLSCKCQRADRVSGLTADDGRPASLSINGKTNVSNVQELNELLQSDGEGVASGDTNGGGTVGGRKGIEEEAWDLLKESVVYYCGNPIGTIAASDTSSSSILNYDQVFIRDFIPSGIAFLLKGEYDIVRNFILHTLQLQSWEKTMDCHSPGQGLMPASFKVRTVPLDGDNSVTEDVLDPDFGEAAIGRVAPVDSGLWWIILLRAYGKCTGDLSVQERVDVQTGIKMILKLCLADGFDMFPTLLVTDGSCMIDRRMGIHGHPLEIQALFYSALLCAREMLAPEDGSADLIRALNNRLVALSFHIREYYWIDMKKLNEIYRYKTEEYSYDAVNKFNIYPDQIPSWLVEFMPSRGGYLIGNLQPAHMDFRFFSLGNLWSIVGGLATVDQSHAILDLVEEKWSELVADMPLKICYPALEGQEWRIITGSDPKNTAWSYHNGGSWPTLLWQLTVACMKMNRPEIAEKAVMLAERRLSRDKWPEYYDTRRARFIGKQSRLFQTWSIAGYLVAKLLLANPSAAKVLITEEDSELVNAFSCMLSANPRRKRGRKGFKQPFII, encoded by the exons ATGGCGCTGTCAGAAGCATTTTTGTGTTTAAATCATATGCTTTTATCCAACTCTAGTTCAAATTTTGGAAAACAACGAAATTTAGGGTTAGTACAATTCCATCATAGTTTAAGAACATTGGGAAATGGAATAAAGAGGTGTGGATTTAGGAGTATCAGTTTTTGTAGTACTGATAGAACGAACCTAACAAAAAGATCATGTCTCTTGAGCTGCAAATGCCAAAGGGCTGATAGGGTTAGTGGATTAACCGCAGATGATGGAAGACCCGCATCACTTTCTATAAATGGTAAGACTAATGTGAGTAATGTTCAAGAGTTGAATGAACTGTTGCAATCCGATGGGGAAGGGGTTGCCAGTGGTGACACAAATGGGGGCGGGACAGTAGGTGGTAGGAAAGGGATTGAGGAAGAAGCATGGGATTTGCTAAAGGAGTCTGTTGTTTATTATTGTGGTAATCCGATTGGAACAATTGCTGCAAGCGATACGAGCAGCTCAAGCATTCTAAACTATGATCAAGTCTTTATCCGTGACTTCATACCTTCAGGGATAGCTTTTCTATTGAAGGGAGAATATGATATTGTTCGGAATTTCATTCTGCACACTCTTCAGTTGCAG AGCTGGGAGAAAACCATGGATTGTCATAGTCCTGGTCAAGGGCTGATGCCTGCCAGTTTCAAAGTGCGTACTGTTCCACTTGATGGTGACAATTCTGTGACTGAAGATGTATTAGACCCTGATTTTGGTGAAGCTGCAATCGGTCGTGTTGCTCCGGTTGATTCTG GACTATGGTGGATTATACTTTTACGAGCTTATGGAAAATGCACCGGAGATCTTTCAGTGCAAGAGAGGGTTGATGTGCAAACTGGGATTAAAATGATCTTGAAGCTCTGTCTCGCTGATGGCTTTGACATGTTTCCAACTTTGTTAGTGACAGATGGTTCTTGCATGATAGATCGTCGCATGGGAATTCATGGTCATCCTCTGGAAATACAG GCACTCTTTTATTCGGCATTACTCTGTGCACGTGAGATGCTTGCTCCTGAAGATGGTTCAGCTGACCTTATAAGAGCTCTTAACAATCGTTTAGTTGCATTATCATTTCACATCAGAGAATATTACTGGATTGACATGAAAAAGCTTAATGAAATTTACCGTTACAAGACAGAGGAGTATTCATATGATGCGGTTAATAAGTTCAACATCTACCCTGATCAAATCCCTTCCTGGTTAGTGGAATTTATGCCTTCTAGGGGAGGTTATTTGATTGGAAACCTGCAGCCAGCTCACATGGATTTCCGTTTCTTTTCACTTGGAAACTTATGGTCTATTGTTGGCGGCCTTGCAACAGTTGATCAATCACATGCCATATTGGATCTTGTTGAAGAAAAATGGTCGGAGTTGGTGGCTGATATGCCATTGAAAATATGTTATCCTGCTCTTGAGGGCCAGGAATGGCGAATTATCACAGGAAGTGACCCCAAGAACAC TGCCTGGTCATACCACAATGGAGGTTCTTGGCCAACTTTGCTTTGGCAG CTCACTGTGGCATGCATGAAGATGAACAGACCAGAGATTGCTGAAAAAGCTGTCATGCTTGCTGAGAGACGCTTATCTAGAGACAAGTGGCCAGAATACTATGACACTAGAAGAGCGAGGTTTATCGGAAAGCAGTCACGGTTGTTTCAAACATGGTCTATTGCTGGATACCTTGTGGCAAAGCTTCTCCTTGCTAACCCTAGTGCAGCAAAGGTTCTTATAACTGAGGAGGACTCTGAACTTGTAAATGCGTTTTCTTGCATGCTCAGCGCCAACCCAAGGAGGAAACGCGGCCGTAAAGGGTTTAAACAGCCCTTCATCATATGA